One segment of Triticum aestivum cultivar Chinese Spring chromosome 2A, IWGSC CS RefSeq v2.1, whole genome shotgun sequence DNA contains the following:
- the LOC123189893 gene encoding uncharacterized protein, with protein sequence MGGEGASSSGGGFRARIDHYLYSGEKKHVVAGIAIFAAIFGVPWYFMTRGAKHDSHQDYVERANKARSDRLSSGQPSSLKE encoded by the exons atgggaGGCGAGGGCGCCAGTTCCAGCGGCGGGGGGTTCCGCGCCCGGATAGACCACTACCTGTACAGCGGCGAGAAGAAGCACGTAGTCGCAGGCATCGCCATCTTCGCCGCCATTTTCGGGGTGCCCTGGTACTTCATGACCCGAG GGGCAAAGCATGACTCTCATCAAGATTACGTGGAGCGAGCTAACAAGGCAAGGTCGGATAGGCTTTCTTCTGGACAGCCATCATCACTGAAAGAATAA
- the LOC123185766 gene encoding uncharacterized protein: MEKELTHVHWGEVFWFSWFSFVIGVGAGVLLLALINAFRSSYWDVYSLELTSIDGRGQPAGLSALAFNVTLHVENRRPKWVDNSFSDGKVVVSYAGVAVAEGRVPGFRVGAKSAAEVEAVALGGKAAGVADAVRRRVEAELRWDSAEFEVEAKLFRSGVGQQGGPVVLWRKVASRVLHQPSRCRAFTDFMTRADEEF, from the exons ATGGAGAAAGAATTGACCCATGTTCACTGGGGAGAGGTTTTCTGGTTTAGCTGGTTTTCCTTCGTGATTGGAGTTG GTGCAGGCGTGCTCCTGCTCGCCCTCATCAACGCGTTCAGGAGTTCTTACTGGGACGTCTACTCCCTCGAGCTCACCAGCATCGACGGCCGCGGCCAGCCGGCGGGGCTCAGCGCCCTGGCGTTCAACGTGACCCTGCACGTGGAGAACAGGCGGCCGAAGTGGGTGGACAACAGCTTCAGCGATGGGAAGGTGGTGGTGTCCTACGCGGGCGTCGCTGTAGCGGAGGGCCGTGTGCCGGGCTTCAGGGTCGGAGCGAAGAGcgcggcggaggtggaggcggtggcgctgGGCGGCAAAGCTGCAGGCGTGGCGGACGCCGTGAGGAGGCGCGTGGAGGCGGAGCTGCGCTGGGACTCCGCGGAGTTCGAGGTGGAGGCCAAGCTGTTCCGCAGCGGCGTCGGACAGCAAGGTGGCCCCGTCGTGCTGTGGCGCAAGGTTGCATCGCGGGTGCTGCATCAGCCGTCACGGTGCAGGGCCTTCACCGACTTCATGACTAGGGCTGACGAGGAGTTTTGA